CGCCTGCATGCAAGATTTGCATCCGATACATAGATTCGGATCGAAATCCACAATTCCGTCGGCGCGAGTATAGAGCGAGCGGGTCGGACAAATCTCGACGCACGGCGCGTCGTCGCAATGGTTGCAGCGCATCACGCCGAAGTGCCGGCTGACGTCGGGGAACTCGCCCTTCTCGATATATTTGACCCAGGTGCGGAACACGCCAAGCGGAACGTTGTGCTCCTCTTTGCACGCGACCGTGCAGGCGTGGCATCCGATACAAAGATCCTGGTCGATGACGAATCCGTAGCGCATGATGGGGCGTCAACGAGGATTGTTCCCCGCCGGAGATGCGCAGGTATGGCGGAGAGGATCTTTGAGCTTCGTGAACAGTCTCATGCGTAACCCGACAAATCTCGTGTTGAATTCGATTATGCTGACGTGGCTTCAGACAGTAGGTCTACGTTCGCTATTTCTCGCGTGCGCCCGCACGCTCTGAATCGGCGTCCCGACTTTCATTACGGCCAAACCCAAAAGCTTCGGGGCTGCCTTCTCCGCCGAGGCCGAAGATGGTTTTCCCGGCGGCGGTCAGGATGAGGTCGAGGTTTTCGTGGTGGCAGTAAAACTGCCAATCGCGCATCATGCGCGAAACCGGACCCGGCTCCATGTAGATCGACGAGCCGCAGCTGGCCTGGACCAGTTCGACCACCCGCTGCACCGCGGTCTGCGAATATGCCCGCAGCATCCGGCTGTAATCGAATGCCTGCGGATAACGGCGCGTCCGATATAGCTCGGAAGTCTCGGCCAACAGCAATTCCGCCGTCACCAGCATCACCTTGGCTTCGGCCATGTGGTGCTGGATGAAGGGATCGGAGGTGCGGCGGCGTTCGCGCAGATAATTGATTGCGTAATCGAACAAGTGTGCGCCTACCCCCTGGAAGTTCGAGGAGAACTGGGGCAGATAGCGCGCCTGCACTTGCGACGACCAGTAAGAACCCGGTGGCCCGATGACCGCGTCGTCGGCGACGGACACGCGGTCGAAGTTGACCTGGTGACTGACGGTCGCACGCATCCCGGTGGCCTGATCCCACCATCGCGGCTGGACGCTAACACCCGGGCCTTCGCAATCGACCATGCACAGGAGGAGTTGGCTCATCGGGTTAGCAACATTGTCGGGAAATGCGAATACGATCGCGAATTTAGCCGCGCCGGCATTGGTCGAGTAAAACTTGCGTCCGCTGAGTTCCCATCCGCCACTGACTCGATGAGCGACCGTGAATGCGGGACGTTCGCCGACTGTAGGCCGCCCGTTCTGCTCGGATCCCCAGCCGCCGAAAATCGCGCCCGATTCGGCCACCGGGCGCAGGAAGCGTTCTTTCTGCTCGGTTGTGCCGAGTAGCGCGACCGTATGGGTCATATTGGTGTGGACCTGCTGGCTGTGACAACTCGCGCTATCAGCACCGGCCAGCGCGCGGGTCACCAGCCAAACCGGCAGTGGGTCGTCGGTATCCGGGCCGATTCCGAGTCCGCCGAGCGCGCTCGG
This sequence is a window from Candidatus Binatus sp.. Protein-coding genes within it:
- a CDS encoding acyl-CoA dehydrogenase family protein codes for the protein MLKEKLSPASLRLVKTAEQIAAEVVAPNAETWDRENRFPDELFSALHRAKLDAMCVPSALGGLGIGPDTDDPLPVWLVTRALAGADSASCHSQQVHTNMTHTVALLGTTEQKERFLRPVAESGAIFGGWGSEQNGRPTVGERPAFTVAHRVSGGWELSGRKFYSTNAGAAKFAIVFAFPDNVANPMSQLLLCMVDCEGPGVSVQPRWWDQATGMRATVSHQVNFDRVSVADDAVIGPPGSYWSSQVQARYLPQFSSNFQGVGAHLFDYAINYLRERRRTSDPFIQHHMAEAKVMLVTAELLLAETSELYRTRRYPQAFDYSRMLRAYSQTAVQRVVELVQASCGSSIYMEPGPVSRMMRDWQFYCHHENLDLILTAAGKTIFGLGGEGSPEAFGFGRNESRDADSERAGAREK
- a CDS encoding 4Fe-4S dicluster domain-containing protein — its product is MRYGFVIDQDLCIGCHACTVACKEEHNVPLGVFRTWVKYIEKGEFPDVSRHFGVMRCNHCDDAPCVEICPTRSLYTRADGIVDFDPNLCIGCKSCMQA